One genomic region from Nymphalis io chromosome 18, ilAglIoxx1.1, whole genome shotgun sequence encodes:
- the LOC126775637 gene encoding dynein light chain 2, cytoplasmic — protein sequence MCDRKAVIKNADMSEEMQQDAVDCATQALEKFNIEKDIAAFIKKEFDKKYNPTWHCIVGRNFGSYVTHETRHFIYFYLGQVAILLFKSG from the exons ATGTGTGACCGCAAAGCGGTGATAAAAAATGCTGACATGAGCGAGGAGATGCAGCAGGATGCTGTGGACTGCGCGACGCAGGCACTTGAAAAATTCAACATTGAGAAG GATATAGCTGCTTTCATCAAGAAGGAGTTTGACAAGAAGTACAACCCAACATGGCATTGCATTGTTGGAAGGAACTTTGGCTCGTATGTGACACACGAGACTCGTCATTTCATCTACTTCTATCTGGGCCAAGTTGCGATACTCCTCTTCAAGAGCGGTTAG
- the LOC126775506 gene encoding serine/arginine-rich splicing factor 1B — MSGGSGGSRNECRIYVGNLPPDIRTKDIQDLFYKFGKVTFVDLKNRKGPPFAFVEFEDPRDADDAVRARDGYDYDGYRLRVEFPRGGGGGARGGRSQPDRFGPRPAARGPPARRSEYRVLVTGLPPSGSWQDLKDHMREAGDVCFADTFKDGTGVVEFLRHEDMKYAVKKLDDSRFRSHEGEVSYIRVKEDYGSGGGGGGDRDRSRSYSPRSPRSPSYARRRGSPTYSPVRRSYSRSRSTSPAPAPRRAY, encoded by the exons ATGTCTGGAGGTAGTGGTGGTAGCAGGAATGAATGCAGAATTTACGTTGGTAATCTGCCCCCTGATATCAGGACAAAGGACATCCAAGATCTTTTTTACAAATTCGGCAAAGTAACGTTTGTTGATTTGAAAAACAGGAAGGGACCACCATTCGCTTTCGTTGAATTTGAAGATCCTCG TGACGCCGATGACGCGGTCCGAGCGCGCGACGGCTACGACTACGACGGCTACCGACTTCGCGTGGAGTTCCCGCGCGGCGGTGGCGggggcgcgcgcggcgggcgctcACAGCCGGACCGCTTCGGGCCGAGGCCGGCCGCGCGAGGCCCGCCCGCCAGGCGCTCCGAGTACCGCGTGCTCGTCACAGGCCTGCCGCCTTCGGGCTCCTGGCAG GATCTTAAAGATCACATGCGTGAGGCGGGAGACGTGTGCTTCGCGGACACGTTTAAGGACGGCACAGGTGTCGTCGAGTTTCTGCGACACGAGGACATGAAGTATGCTGTGAAAAAACTAGACGACTCGCGTTTTAGAAGTCACGAG GGTGAGGTGTCGTACATTCGCGTGAAAGAAGACTACGgcagcggcggcggcggcggcggcgacCGAGACAG GTCGCGCTCGTACTCGCCGCGCTCGCCGCGCTCGCCGTCGTACGCGCGGCGCCGCGGCTCGCCCACGTACTCGCCCGTGCGGCGCTCCTACTCGCGCTCGCGCTCCACgtcgcccgcgcccgcgccgcgccgcgcctaCTAG
- the LOC126775505 gene encoding 2-methoxy-6-polyprenyl-1,4-benzoquinol methylase, mitochondrial — MALQRRLLQFINITKPCEKLCSIKNYSAQAASQRDDGEKRKTHFGFETVDEDEKTKKVHQVFETVADKYDTMNDLMSFGIHRVWKDIFMMRFAPTPGTKLLDMAGGTGDITFRYINYLRNRTNSSTEKRSSVTVSDINQSMLNVGKLRAEKQGYLKNSPVDVDWLCADAEQLPLPDECYNAYTIAFGIRNCTHIDKVLEEAYRVLQPGGRFMCLEFSQLPNSTMQWVYDQYSFQMIPVMGQLVAGQWKPYQYLVESIRQFPDQEKFKSMIEDAGFRQVTYENLTFGVCAIHSGFKL, encoded by the exons ATGGCTTTACAAAGAAGACTTCTACAATTTATCAACATTACGAAACCATGTGAGAAGCTTTGTAGCATAaaaaattatagtgcacaagcggcATCGCAAAGAGATGACGGAGAGAAACGAAAAACGCATTTTGGTTTTGAAACTGTTGATGAAGatgaaaaaactaaaaaag TTCATCAAGTATTTGAAACCGTAGCAGATAAATATGACACAATGAATGATTTGATGTCATTTGGAATACATCGAGTTTGgaaagatatttttatgatgAGATTTGCTCCTACTCCTGGAACTAAACTTTTGGACATGGCTGGTGGAACAG GTGACATTACATttaggtatattaattatttaagaaatcgAACAAACTCTAGTACGGAGAAGCGTAGCAGTGTAACTGTTAGTGATATCAACCAGAGTATGCTAAATGTGGGGAAACTTCGTGCTGAAAA ACAAggctatttaaaaaattcacCAGTGGATGTGGATTGGCTGTGTGCAGATGCAGAGCAGCTCCCCTTACCTGATGAATGTTATAATGCATACACTATTGCATTTGGCATTCGAAATTGTACCCATATTGATAAG GTATTGGAGGAGGCTTACCGTGTGCTGCAGCCTGGAGGACGCTTCATGTGCCTGGAGTTCAGTCAACTACCTAATTCTACTATGCAATG gGTGTATGACCAATACTCATTTCAAATGATCCCAGTGATGGGACAGTTAGTAGCTGGTCAGTGGAAGCCTTATCAGTATCTTGTTGAAAGTATTCGTCAGTTTCCAGATCAG gaaaaatttaaatcaatgatTGAAGATGCTGGCTTTAGACAAGTAACTTATGAAAATTTAACATTTGGAGTGTGTGCTATACATTCAGGATTTAAACTCTAG
- the LOC126775622 gene encoding protein GUCD1 isoform X1 — MIKTDKQVTGLTLIPHSIPHIQQRYKWDCGVTCVLMVLSEGDRNDFITNFFKICEEEGFGQTTCTIDLCYLLKRYNIKHCMFTTSHLPNKRILRTFSGTVNKAALRIRKRFENASIDGIKIVDSVLSTRDILHHVTSKGPAIVLVDAALLSCDLCKHNKLTSEFRRILGGMYRGHYIVVVGWSSGKLLYLDPARSSPLCATVPARLQNSRLAPGTDRDIILIYCDYR, encoded by the exons atgataaaaactgATAAACAGGTAACAG GGTTGACACTAATTCCACACAGTATCCCTCACATTCAACAACGATATAAGTGGGATTGTGGGGTGACATGCGTCCTCATGGTACTCTCTGAAGGTGATAGAAATGACTTTATCACTAACTTTTTCAAAATATGTGAAGAGGAAGGTTTTGGACAAACCACATGTACTATTGATCTCTGCTATTTATTGAAGCG atacaatattaaacattgcATGTTTACAACAAGTCACTTACCTAATAAACGAATACTAAGAACTTTTAGTGGTACTGTAAATAAG GCAGCGCTTCGAATACGTAAAAGATTTGAAAATGCGTCCATTGATGGTATTAAAATTGTTGACAGTGTTCTCTCTACAAGAGATATATTACATCACGTAACCAGCAAGGGGCCGGCCATTGTGCTCGTGGACGCTGCTTTGCTATCCTGTGATCTTTGTAAACATAACAAGCTTACTTCGGAGTTTAG ACGCATATTGGGTGGAATGTATCGTGGTCACTACATCGTGGTGGTCGGATGGTCAAGTGGCAAGCTGCTGTACCTCGACCCCGCACGATCGAGTCCACTTTGTGCCACCGTACCCGCACGACTGCAGAACTCGCGACTGGCTCCAGGCACCGATCgtgatattattttgatttactgTGATTACAGAtga
- the LOC126775622 gene encoding protein GUCD1 isoform X2 encodes MAATNKGLTLIPHSIPHIQQRYKWDCGVTCVLMVLSEGDRNDFITNFFKICEEEGFGQTTCTIDLCYLLKRYNIKHCMFTTSHLPNKRILRTFSGTVNKAALRIRKRFENASIDGIKIVDSVLSTRDILHHVTSKGPAIVLVDAALLSCDLCKHNKLTSEFRRILGGMYRGHYIVVVGWSSGKLLYLDPARSSPLCATVPARLQNSRLAPGTDRDIILIYCDYR; translated from the exons ATGGCCGCAACAAACAAAG GGTTGACACTAATTCCACACAGTATCCCTCACATTCAACAACGATATAAGTGGGATTGTGGGGTGACATGCGTCCTCATGGTACTCTCTGAAGGTGATAGAAATGACTTTATCACTAACTTTTTCAAAATATGTGAAGAGGAAGGTTTTGGACAAACCACATGTACTATTGATCTCTGCTATTTATTGAAGCG atacaatattaaacattgcATGTTTACAACAAGTCACTTACCTAATAAACGAATACTAAGAACTTTTAGTGGTACTGTAAATAAG GCAGCGCTTCGAATACGTAAAAGATTTGAAAATGCGTCCATTGATGGTATTAAAATTGTTGACAGTGTTCTCTCTACAAGAGATATATTACATCACGTAACCAGCAAGGGGCCGGCCATTGTGCTCGTGGACGCTGCTTTGCTATCCTGTGATCTTTGTAAACATAACAAGCTTACTTCGGAGTTTAG ACGCATATTGGGTGGAATGTATCGTGGTCACTACATCGTGGTGGTCGGATGGTCAAGTGGCAAGCTGCTGTACCTCGACCCCGCACGATCGAGTCCACTTTGTGCCACCGTACCCGCACGACTGCAGAACTCGCGACTGGCTCCAGGCACCGATCgtgatattattttgatttactgTGATTACAGAtga